One Luteibacter sp. 9135 DNA segment encodes these proteins:
- a CDS encoding DUF6869 domain-containing protein, with protein MNERQDGVIAKGWIAMHLEAEGSEAQDASFWAYTALDDLRHDDVERYWNIINEIRRLNDSDEILSNLAAGPLEDLLANSGRDFIDRCEALAKTDDRFRLMLGMVWKNTIPDDIWTRIEVAALRM; from the coding sequence ATGAATGAGCGGCAAGACGGGGTTATCGCAAAGGGCTGGATTGCCATGCATCTCGAGGCCGAGGGCTCGGAGGCGCAAGATGCAAGCTTCTGGGCGTACACCGCGCTCGATGACCTTCGCCATGATGATGTGGAGCGGTACTGGAATATCATCAACGAGATAAGGCGCCTGAACGACTCGGACGAGATTTTGTCGAATCTGGCGGCCGGACCGCTCGAAGACCTTCTTGCAAATTCAGGTAGGGACTTTATTGACAGGTGTGAGGCTCTGGCGAAGACCGACGACCGATTCAGACTCATGCTCGGCATGGTCTGGAAAAACACGATTCCGGACGATATCTGGACGCGTATCGAGGTTGCGGCTTTGCGAATGTGA